The proteins below are encoded in one region of Amycolatopsis magusensis:
- a CDS encoding alpha/beta hydrolase, with protein MRIVKRSLIGGVTGVLIAAAVPATANAVDSIDWQPCPNGKGAQCATIEVPLDWSRPDGAKTKIGLAKRPAKDQANRIGSILVDPGGPGGSGVSMVANADPFTEAVTARFDVVGFDPRGINTSEQLLCDETLSQQALDARRPTSQAEFDNLVSLNKQLIDSCRAHSGELIDHVDNLSTARDMDAIRAALGEEKLNYVGYSYGSLMGQQYAELFPGRIRAMVNDGNMDHSLPTAWDFMRTETEPVEVAFREFAKWCDTTETCALHGQGTAKVYGELKGRAKAGTLTNPATGDPIGFYELSQRMFSVTRPVVWGSVATELKELQDGTGTTSAATLEAAAAIKNPYPPIWCSDWRYPVKNFAEYDKLRRKLSAKFPNMEWSPYVDHALTCAGNPLKTTNPQKPLRIKGAPPLVMVGNVHDPATVYQWNRTAAKQSGSHLITYEGWGHTAYGNDGPSPCVNEAVDAYLLNLKVPQKGLSCPATETPGSSSSARALNPRSPGPYQR; from the coding sequence GTGCGCATAGTCAAAAGATCTCTCATCGGCGGGGTGACCGGGGTGCTGATCGCGGCCGCCGTACCGGCCACCGCGAACGCGGTGGACTCCATCGACTGGCAGCCGTGCCCGAACGGCAAGGGCGCCCAGTGCGCCACCATCGAGGTGCCGCTCGACTGGTCGCGGCCGGACGGCGCGAAGACCAAGATCGGGCTCGCCAAGCGGCCGGCCAAGGACCAGGCGAACCGCATCGGCTCGATCCTGGTCGACCCGGGCGGGCCCGGCGGCAGCGGCGTGAGCATGGTGGCCAACGCCGACCCGTTCACCGAGGCGGTGACCGCCCGCTTCGACGTCGTGGGCTTCGACCCGCGCGGCATCAACACCAGCGAGCAGTTGCTCTGCGACGAAACGCTTTCGCAGCAGGCGCTCGACGCACGACGGCCCACCAGCCAGGCGGAGTTCGACAACCTCGTCTCGCTCAACAAGCAGCTGATCGACAGCTGCCGTGCGCACTCGGGTGAGCTGATCGACCACGTCGACAACCTCAGCACCGCGCGCGACATGGACGCCATCCGCGCCGCGCTCGGCGAGGAGAAGCTCAACTACGTCGGCTACTCGTACGGGTCGCTGATGGGGCAGCAGTACGCGGAACTCTTCCCGGGCCGGATCCGGGCGATGGTCAACGACGGCAACATGGACCACAGCCTGCCGACGGCGTGGGACTTCATGCGCACCGAGACCGAGCCGGTGGAGGTGGCGTTCCGGGAGTTCGCGAAGTGGTGTGACACCACCGAAACCTGTGCGCTGCACGGGCAGGGCACCGCGAAGGTCTACGGCGAGTTGAAGGGACGGGCCAAAGCGGGCACGCTCACCAACCCGGCCACGGGCGATCCGATCGGCTTCTACGAGTTGTCGCAGCGGATGTTCTCGGTGACCAGGCCGGTGGTGTGGGGCAGCGTGGCCACCGAGCTCAAGGAGTTGCAGGACGGCACGGGCACGACGTCGGCGGCGACGCTCGAAGCGGCCGCCGCGATCAAGAACCCGTACCCGCCGATCTGGTGCAGCGACTGGCGCTACCCGGTGAAGAACTTCGCCGAATACGACAAGCTGCGCCGGAAGCTGTCCGCGAAGTTCCCGAACATGGAGTGGAGTCCCTACGTCGACCACGCGCTCACCTGCGCCGGCAACCCGCTGAAGACGACGAACCCGCAGAAGCCGCTCAGGATCAAGGGGGCGCCGCCGCTGGTCATGGTCGGCAACGTGCACGACCCGGCCACGGTGTACCAGTGGAACAGGACCGCCGCGAAACAGAGCGGTTCGCACCTGATCACCTACGAAGGCTGGGGCCACACCGCCTACGGCAACGACGGGCCGAGCCCGTGCGTCAACGAAGCGGTGGACGCCTATCTGCTCAACCTGAAGGTGCCGCAGAAGGGCCTGTCCTGCCCGGCCACGGAAACGCCGGGGTCCTCGTCCTCCGCGAGGGCGTTGAACCCGCGCTCGCCTGGGCCGTACCAACGATAG
- a CDS encoding peptidase inhibitor family I36 protein: protein MSLLLVGFAGNVPVAHADQVRGHKAAAVAGAPLCDPGFLCVWSLPHFDGTRYKITATPPKSCKFPAPLGFRSSYNRTGFTQRLWQYSTCSGTMWVIPDGAALADHGHRYSVGGYP, encoded by the coding sequence TTGAGCTTGCTCCTCGTCGGGTTCGCGGGGAACGTACCGGTCGCCCACGCGGACCAGGTACGCGGGCACAAGGCGGCCGCCGTGGCGGGAGCGCCGCTGTGCGATCCGGGGTTCCTGTGCGTGTGGAGCCTCCCCCACTTCGACGGCACGAGGTACAAGATCACGGCGACCCCGCCGAAGTCCTGCAAGTTCCCCGCGCCACTGGGGTTCCGCTCGTCCTACAACCGGACCGGCTTCACGCAGCGGCTCTGGCAGTACTCGACCTGCAGCGGCACGATGTGGGTGATCCCCGACGGAGCCGCCCTGGCGGATCACGGTCACCGCTATTCCGTCGGCGGCTACCCGTGA
- a CDS encoding peptidase inhibitor family I36 protein has protein sequence MSGKQRFFFSLLAVGFAGNVPAAQADQARGHKAAAVAGAPLCDPGYLCVWSLPHFDGTRYRVTATPSGSCKFPAPLGFRSAFNRTGFTQRLWQYSTCTGVTTLIANGVAFGDHGHRYSVGGP, from the coding sequence GTGTCCGGAAAGCAGCGGTTTTTCTTCAGTCTCCTCGCGGTCGGGTTCGCGGGGAACGTGCCCGCCGCCCAGGCGGACCAGGCGCGCGGGCACAAGGCGGCCGCTGTCGCGGGAGCGCCGCTGTGCGACCCGGGTTACCTGTGCGTGTGGAGCCTGCCCCACTTCGACGGCACGAGGTACCGGGTCACGGCGACCCCGTCGGGTTCCTGCAAGTTCCCGGCACCACTGGGGTTCCGCTCGGCGTTCAACCGCACCGGTTTCACGCAGCGGCTGTGGCAGTACTCCACCTGTACCGGCGTCACCACGTTGATCGCGAACGGGGTCGCCTTCGGTGACCACGGTCACCGCTACTCGGTCGGTGGCCCTTGA
- a CDS encoding AfsR/SARP family transcriptional regulator, which translates to MILRLLGEVGLLVDGREVGLGPARQRCVLAALAVDANLAVSVDRLTQRVWGERPPSRSRATLSVYLSRLRQVPAVAPSARISRRSGGYVLEIEPAAVDLERFRDLCRRARAGITDDRHAAGLLTEAVGLCHGEALTGLVGDWVTAERDRLAQELAEAEHDRTDVLLRLGHGPDLLADLARRATANPVDERVARQYLIALSRAGRTADALTHYERISGHLAEELGADPGAALRQAHTEVLRTSTEPPLGPCSLPYRIPDFVGRELELDQLRQVLHGGATVLVHGMAGIGKTAVAVRACHDSAPRFPDGQLYIDLHGYTPGHSPLSPAAALSDLLAQLDIPPTRHPDGLDARAALWRARTAGRKVLVLLDNAAGAHQLRPLLPGTSSAAVVATSRRRLTALEGAHTLALDLLPDADAMTLFTAVSGREGAAAAALCGGLPLALRIAAARLRNRPHWTPDDLARRLAERRQRLSELRTTDQDLAAVFALSYRELDPSQQRMFRLLGAHPGTRITLAAASALADTSAPGTEPLLDALLDAHLLVQLDREAYALHDLLAEHARSLTEPAERSEALDRLLDYFRGGGADQWHAQELPNLRAITQCALERGQFQHGWRIADHTARYLRMRGHRDEFLAVARLGVTAAEHLDDPHALLPSLENLANAHWEAGRLQRAMEVADTQRRLAAASDAPVAHATALSRIGTLHGMFGDYRQALAYYQKALSGSVPDTVTAVVLGNLSHAHEMLGEFDQALAAATRARRLREQAEDWRGWALATAQEALVLARLGRLDEALATAARAVGTAERHDDAFGQAWACTDHAEVLLAADRPEEAYRQARRACTILADLNQPLLLTMAANTLGDAHLALGEPRPALDHYRTAHHTAERIHYQRQKDRAREGYDRARAALALPAVTPDSG; encoded by the coding sequence GTGATCCTTCGTCTGCTGGGCGAAGTCGGGTTGCTCGTGGACGGCCGCGAGGTCGGCCTGGGCCCGGCCAGGCAGCGGTGCGTGCTGGCCGCGCTCGCGGTCGACGCCAATCTCGCGGTGTCGGTGGACCGCCTGACGCAACGGGTGTGGGGGGAACGGCCGCCCTCGCGCAGCCGGGCGACGCTTTCGGTGTACCTGTCCCGTCTGCGGCAGGTGCCCGCGGTCGCGCCGTCGGCCCGGATTTCGCGGCGCAGCGGGGGATACGTCCTGGAGATCGAGCCGGCAGCGGTCGACCTCGAGCGGTTCCGCGACCTGTGCCGCCGTGCTCGCGCGGGCATCACCGACGACCGGCACGCCGCCGGCCTCCTCACCGAAGCGGTGGGCCTCTGCCACGGCGAGGCCTTGACGGGCCTCGTCGGCGACTGGGTCACGGCCGAACGCGACCGCCTGGCCCAGGAGCTGGCCGAAGCGGAACACGACCGCACCGACGTCCTGCTCCGGCTCGGTCACGGCCCCGATCTGCTGGCGGACCTGGCTCGCCGCGCCACCGCGAACCCGGTGGACGAACGCGTGGCCAGGCAGTACCTGATCGCGTTGTCGCGCGCCGGGCGCACCGCGGACGCCCTGACCCACTACGAGCGGATCAGTGGCCACCTGGCCGAGGAGCTGGGTGCCGATCCGGGCGCGGCGCTGCGGCAAGCGCACACCGAGGTCCTGCGTACCAGCACCGAACCGCCTCTCGGTCCCTGTTCCCTGCCCTACCGGATTCCCGATTTCGTCGGCCGTGAACTCGAACTGGACCAGCTGCGGCAAGTGCTGCACGGCGGAGCCACGGTGCTCGTGCACGGGATGGCCGGCATCGGCAAAACCGCCGTGGCGGTGCGGGCCTGCCACGACAGCGCACCGCGGTTCCCCGATGGCCAGCTGTACATCGACCTGCACGGCTACACGCCAGGGCACAGTCCCCTTTCGCCCGCCGCCGCCCTCAGCGATCTGCTGGCCCAGCTCGACATCCCGCCCACCCGGCACCCGGACGGACTCGACGCCCGTGCTGCGCTGTGGCGGGCCCGCACCGCGGGGCGCAAAGTACTGGTGCTCCTGGACAACGCCGCCGGCGCGCACCAGCTGCGGCCGCTGCTGCCCGGTACCTCCAGCGCTGCGGTCGTGGCCACCAGCCGTCGCAGGCTCACCGCCCTCGAAGGCGCGCACACGCTCGCCCTCGACCTGCTGCCCGACGCGGACGCGATGACGTTGTTCACCGCGGTCTCCGGCCGCGAAGGCGCCGCGGCGGCCGCGCTCTGCGGCGGGCTGCCCCTGGCCCTGCGCATCGCGGCAGCCCGGTTGCGGAACCGGCCCCACTGGACGCCCGACGACCTCGCGCGGCGGCTGGCCGAGCGCCGGCAGCGCCTGAGCGAGCTGCGCACCACCGACCAGGACCTGGCCGCTGTTTTCGCCCTGTCCTACCGTGAACTGGATCCCTCGCAACAGCGCATGTTCCGGCTGCTCGGCGCACACCCGGGAACACGCATCACCCTCGCGGCCGCGAGCGCGCTCGCCGACACGAGCGCCCCCGGCACCGAACCGCTGCTCGACGCCCTGCTCGATGCCCACCTGCTCGTCCAGCTCGATCGCGAGGCCTACGCCCTCCACGACCTGCTCGCCGAGCACGCGCGCAGCCTCACCGAGCCCGCCGAACGCTCCGAGGCCCTCGACCGCTTGCTGGACTACTTCCGCGGCGGCGGAGCTGACCAGTGGCATGCCCAGGAACTACCGAATCTGCGGGCCATCACCCAGTGCGCCCTGGAACGCGGACAGTTCCAGCACGGGTGGCGCATCGCCGACCACACCGCGCGGTACCTGCGCATGCGGGGGCACCGCGACGAATTCCTCGCGGTGGCCCGCTTGGGCGTCACCGCCGCCGAGCACCTCGACGATCCACACGCACTGCTGCCCAGCCTGGAAAATCTCGCCAATGCCCACTGGGAAGCCGGACGCTTGCAGCGCGCGATGGAGGTGGCCGACACCCAACGACGACTCGCGGCGGCGAGCGACGCCCCCGTCGCCCACGCCACCGCCCTTTCCCGGATCGGCACCCTGCACGGCATGTTCGGTGACTATCGCCAAGCACTGGCCTACTACCAGAAGGCGCTTTCCGGCAGCGTGCCCGACACGGTCACCGCGGTGGTGCTCGGAAACCTCAGCCATGCCCACGAAATGCTCGGTGAGTTCGACCAGGCCCTCGCCGCGGCTACCCGGGCACGCCGGTTGCGCGAGCAGGCCGAAGACTGGCGTGGATGGGCGCTCGCCACCGCGCAGGAAGCTCTGGTGCTCGCCCGGCTCGGACGACTCGACGAAGCACTCGCCACAGCAGCACGAGCGGTCGGCACCGCAGAGCGCCACGACGACGCGTTCGGCCAAGCCTGGGCGTGCACCGACCACGCGGAAGTGCTCCTCGCCGCGGACCGGCCCGAGGAGGCGTACCGGCAAGCACGCCGGGCGTGCACCATCCTGGCCGACCTGAACCAGCCGCTCCTGCTGACCATGGCCGCCAACACCCTCGGCGACGCGCACCTGGCCCTCGGCGAGCCGCGACCGGCCCTCGACCACTACCGCACCGCCCACCACACCGCGGAACGCATCCACTACCAGCGGCAGAAGGACCGGGCCCGGGAGGGCTACGACCGCGCCCGCGCTGCGCTGGCACTCCCGGCGGTCACGCCGGACTCCGGTTGA